A stretch of bacterium DNA encodes these proteins:
- a CDS encoding DUF5666 domain-containing protein has product MTTETSPRFSLGDRRGARRVRNLLAALLLLPVLSCTDGSGGFADNGGMSGTGISDGEITAFGSIFVGAVRWTLLSAAVELDGQSATEADLRLGMVVRVEGDFDPGNTSGRALRVRYDPELEGPIEAPPIEIIPGVEKSVSILGRTVIVDATRTVFADGADFATLATDDVLEVSGLANDAGTIRATRVRLRGVYPTVDEIDLRDEVTNLVKNPDGSGIFDLGPITVRYATATPFDDLTRPALQNGVRVAVEGTLRPSGDEVDATLVERAERGFGTADLARAEIEGLVVNCPTAPDFCVRGVPVDASSAVFEPSGFVPMPGDRVEVEGSVVAGVLIADEVEDESDDLAGARLEGAVSRIDVGSNTLTLLGVTVRVDGSTRLRDDSDAEDESFTFAEIAVDDYLTVRGHEDGGDVRARLIRRDDATPGADDVRLQGPVTALDRVTPTISVLGQPIPLDAGTLYFDAPGTPRSEEEFFRTPGDVMLGDVIAVEDVDAVSLSTLLEADEVEIED; this is encoded by the coding sequence ATGACGACTGAGACCTCGCCTCGTTTCAGCCTCGGAGACCGCCGCGGCGCGCGACGTGTTCGCAACCTCCTCGCAGCGCTCCTGCTACTGCCCGTGCTCTCGTGTACCGATGGCAGCGGCGGGTTCGCCGACAACGGCGGCATGAGCGGAACCGGGATCAGCGACGGCGAAATCACGGCCTTCGGGAGCATCTTCGTCGGCGCCGTGCGATGGACGCTTCTCAGCGCCGCCGTCGAGCTCGACGGACAGAGCGCGACGGAGGCCGATCTGCGCCTCGGCATGGTCGTCCGCGTCGAGGGCGACTTCGACCCGGGCAACACCTCCGGGCGCGCGCTCCGCGTTCGCTACGACCCCGAGCTCGAGGGACCGATCGAAGCCCCCCCGATCGAAATCATTCCGGGCGTCGAGAAGAGCGTCTCGATCCTGGGCCGAACAGTGATCGTCGACGCCACGCGAACGGTATTCGCCGACGGCGCGGATTTTGCGACCCTCGCGACCGACGACGTGCTCGAGGTGAGCGGCCTCGCGAACGACGCAGGCACGATCCGCGCGACGCGTGTCCGACTTCGCGGCGTCTACCCGACCGTCGACGAAATCGACCTGCGGGACGAAGTCACGAATCTCGTCAAGAATCCAGATGGCAGCGGGATCTTCGATCTCGGCCCGATCACGGTCAGATACGCGACCGCCACGCCCTTCGACGACCTTACGCGCCCGGCGCTCCAGAACGGCGTCCGCGTCGCGGTCGAAGGCACGCTTCGACCGAGCGGAGACGAGGTCGACGCCACGCTCGTGGAACGCGCCGAGCGCGGCTTCGGCACGGCGGACCTGGCCCGCGCCGAAATCGAAGGCTTGGTCGTGAACTGCCCGACAGCACCCGACTTCTGCGTCCGCGGAGTTCCGGTCGATGCCTCCTCCGCGGTCTTCGAGCCGTCGGGCTTCGTTCCGATGCCCGGTGACCGCGTGGAAGTCGAGGGATCCGTCGTAGCGGGCGTGTTGATCGCCGACGAGGTCGAGGACGAGTCCGATGATCTGGCGGGCGCCCGGCTCGAAGGCGCCGTCTCGCGCATCGACGTCGGCTCGAACACGCTCACGCTCCTCGGCGTCACGGTCCGCGTCGACGGCAGCACTCGTCTTCGAGACGATTCGGATGCGGAGGACGAGTCGTTCACGTTCGCGGAGATCGCGGTCGACGACTATCTCACGGTCCGCGGCCACGAAGACGGCGGGGACGTGCGTGCTCGCCTCATCCGACGCGACGATGCGACGCCGGGTGCGGACGACGTCCGCCTCCAGGGACCGGTGACCGCGCTGGACCGGGTGACGCCGACGATCTCGGTCCTCGGCCAGCCGATCCCGCTCGACGCGGGCACGCTCTACTTCGACGCGCCGGGAACACCCCGAAGCGAGGAAGAGTTCTTCCGGACTCCGGGCGACGTGATGCTCGGCGACGTCATCGCGGTGGAAGACGTCGACGCCGTCTCCCTCTCCACGCTCTTGGAAGCCGACGAGGTCGAGATCGAGGACTGA
- a CDS encoding 3-keto-5-aminohexanoate cleavage protein — protein MPPEMPNVTPVILEAAINGVTSPERNPNVPRTPDEVAREAIACLDAGASIVHNHTDDPIFDGVTASHSADPYIEAWRQILEVHPGAFLYPTMTGGGPHTTIEQRYGHIPEIAEAGALTMGIVDPGSVNLGRFEPDGAPSDDETIYLNSYADTRHMVDTCVALEVPISFSIFDGSFMRAAVAYVRSGRIRFGGQIKIYFGSEYLPLGLPATPAGLEAYLDILGDCPMPWSVAIPGGDLLATPVARLALERGGHLRVGLEDYAGPGTPTNLELLEAARKLCDEVGRPIASIEDTARLLREGAGV, from the coding sequence ATGCCCCCCGAAATGCCCAACGTGACCCCCGTCATCCTCGAAGCCGCGATCAACGGCGTGACGAGCCCCGAGCGGAACCCGAACGTGCCGCGCACGCCGGACGAGGTCGCCCGCGAGGCGATCGCGTGTCTCGACGCGGGCGCGTCGATCGTCCACAACCACACGGACGATCCGATCTTCGACGGCGTGACCGCGTCCCACTCCGCCGATCCCTACATCGAGGCGTGGCGACAGATCCTCGAGGTCCACCCGGGCGCATTCCTCTACCCGACCATGACCGGCGGCGGCCCGCACACGACGATCGAGCAGCGCTACGGCCATATCCCCGAGATCGCCGAAGCCGGCGCCCTCACCATGGGCATCGTCGACCCGGGCTCGGTCAACCTCGGTCGCTTCGAGCCCGACGGCGCACCCAGCGACGACGAGACGATCTACCTGAACAGCTACGCCGATACGCGGCACATGGTCGACACCTGCGTCGCCCTCGAGGTGCCGATCAGCTTCTCGATCTTCGACGGCAGCTTCATGCGCGCGGCCGTCGCGTACGTCCGCTCCGGGCGGATCCGGTTCGGGGGTCAGATCAAGATCTACTTCGGATCGGAGTACCTCCCGCTCGGCCTGCCCGCGACGCCCGCCGGTCTCGAGGCCTACCTCGACATCCTCGGCGACTGCCCGATGCCCTGGAGCGTCGCGATTCCGGGGGGCGACCTGCTCGCGACGCCGGTCGCCCGCCTCGCCCTCGAGCGCGGCGGCCACCTCCGGGTCGGGCTCGAGGACTACGCGGGGCCGGGGACGCCGACCAACCTCGAGCTCCTCGAGGCCGCGCGCAAGCTCTGCGACGAGGTCGGCCGGCCGATCGCATCGATCGAGGACACGGCACGACTCCTGCGCGAGGGCGCCGGGGTCTGA
- a CDS encoding DUF5666 domain-containing protein, producing the protein MGRFFRRAITVVAVLTIVALVGCGGGGGGEDSAGTASAVTSTSEGPIAGFGSIIMNGDRWETSGADVDVEGIPGSQSDLAVGMVVRIEGSRSNGRARARRVIFAPRLVGPIRSIEELSPDARALEILGRRAIVSRASTHFRNTTLDDLEVDDLVLVSGLVNEADELEATFLRDRGDAIVGESRVRTFGTVEGLSGGSFMIGTSEILFDGDTELEDLGEDGLSEGDVVRVRGVLLANDAIDASHIKGREDDDDDDMDEVEIQGIVSNYVSIADFKVGGRQVDASGARLMPNDPTLLRDGVLVEAEGRCREDGVLVATKLKFRSHRVRIHAEVAFDDDIDPVDRELTLLGIPITVDDGARLRDRRDRIDGFDLEDVGAGDFLEVRGIARPDGSVIAAHVHRDRSGDIRLKGPVTTIDRDAHEIGVLGIVIPTSSRTEFEMEDGARLSRDAFFDRVEAGWKVHVRDREDGDETSIDVADSVELEAPELEDDDEDEAPDPDDEDEDDDSSDDD; encoded by the coding sequence ATGGGACGCTTTTTCCGACGAGCAATCACGGTCGTCGCCGTACTCACGATCGTCGCCCTGGTGGGCTGCGGCGGAGGGGGTGGCGGCGAGGACTCCGCAGGCACCGCCTCCGCGGTCACATCGACTTCCGAAGGCCCGATCGCGGGCTTCGGAAGCATCATCATGAACGGCGATCGCTGGGAGACGAGCGGCGCCGACGTGGACGTCGAAGGCATCCCCGGATCGCAATCCGATCTGGCCGTCGGCATGGTCGTCCGGATCGAGGGCTCGCGGTCGAACGGCCGCGCCCGCGCGCGACGCGTGATCTTCGCCCCTCGTCTGGTCGGGCCGATCCGATCGATCGAGGAGCTCTCCCCCGACGCGCGCGCGCTCGAGATCCTCGGTCGACGCGCGATCGTCTCACGCGCTTCGACTCACTTCCGGAATACGACCCTCGACGACCTCGAGGTCGACGACCTCGTCCTGGTGAGCGGCCTGGTCAACGAAGCGGACGAGCTCGAGGCAACCTTCCTGCGGGATCGCGGCGACGCGATCGTGGGCGAGAGCCGGGTGCGGACCTTCGGCACTGTCGAAGGCCTGTCCGGTGGCAGCTTCATGATCGGCACGAGCGAGATCCTCTTCGACGGCGACACCGAGCTCGAGGACCTCGGCGAGGATGGTCTCAGCGAAGGCGACGTCGTCCGCGTCCGCGGCGTCCTGCTCGCGAACGACGCCATCGACGCGTCCCACATCAAGGGCCGCGAAGACGATGACGACGACGACATGGACGAGGTCGAGATCCAGGGCATCGTCTCGAACTACGTCTCGATCGCAGACTTCAAGGTCGGCGGCCGGCAGGTCGACGCGAGTGGTGCGCGGCTCATGCCGAACGACCCGACCCTGCTCCGCGACGGCGTGCTCGTCGAAGCCGAGGGACGTTGCCGTGAAGACGGGGTCCTCGTCGCGACCAAGCTGAAGTTCCGGTCGCATCGCGTTCGCATCCACGCCGAGGTCGCCTTCGACGACGACATCGACCCGGTCGACCGTGAGCTCACGCTGCTCGGCATCCCGATCACCGTCGACGACGGCGCCCGGCTGCGCGATCGCCGCGATCGCATCGACGGCTTCGATCTCGAAGACGTCGGCGCCGGCGACTTCCTCGAGGTCCGCGGCATCGCGCGCCCCGACGGCAGCGTCATCGCGGCCCACGTCCACCGTGACAGGTCCGGCGACATCCGCCTCAAGGGGCCGGTGACGACCATCGACCGCGACGCCCACGAGATCGGAGTCCTCGGCATCGTCATCCCGACTTCGTCCCGCACGGAATTCGAGATGGAAGACGGCGCTCGGCTGAGTCGCGACGCGTTCTTCGACCGCGTCGAGGCCGGCTGGAAGGTCCACGTCCGCGACCGTGAGGACGGGGACGAGACGTCGATCGACGTGGCCGACTCGGTCGAGCTCGAAGCCCCGGAGCTCGAGGACGACGACGAGGACGAAGCGCCCGACCCCGACGACGAGGACGAGGACGACGACTCGTCGGACGACGACTGA
- a CDS encoding DUF1330 domain-containing protein, giving the protein MPAYLIVNYNVENAEQYGEYSAAAGPVLQIGEKAKLVAFDGDSQKLEGAPGHQTVVLAFDSMDEAKEAYHSGEYQKLAKVRLDATSNHFAVLVNGIG; this is encoded by the coding sequence ATGCCCGCCTATCTGATCGTGAACTACAACGTCGAGAACGCCGAGCAATACGGCGAGTACTCCGCCGCGGCGGGACCGGTCCTGCAGATCGGGGAGAAGGCGAAGCTCGTGGCTTTCGACGGGGACAGTCAGAAGCTCGAGGGCGCGCCGGGTCACCAGACCGTCGTCCTCGCCTTCGACTCGATGGACGAGGCCAAGGAGGCCTATCACTCGGGCGAGTACCAGAAGCTCGCGAAGGTCCGACTCGACGCGACGTCGAACCACTTCGCGGTCCTGGTGAACGGGATCGGCTAG
- a CDS encoding efflux RND transporter periplasmic adaptor subunit, with amino-acid sequence MPRLSQRSTPTLVLVAAALLGLLAIWGFYTSDGAAKARERDARLAAAQEGGPTEPAPSLEVETEIARAIPSAEIVELVGRLEPVRSTWVSAEIAGRIVSVPATEHAPITKGAVLVELDSALPRAELIRAEASHRLAKAELERQQRLGKRSVASEAELDSAIAEERRSYAALLEARTRLAHTRIAAPFDGLVNALDLDPGTYVQPGSRIAEVLDLSVLEVTVLVGDRQVGSLTPGADARIRVDVLGDAPFEGRIARVAGAPVDEGSRYPVVVELAVPNGDEARHPRPGMVAQVQFEVGRAAAIRLPARAVLDEFELQYVYVLDAQDRATRVRVSTRPVPFRPDRVEITDGIEDGTRVVVTAVDQLRTGMRVLVR; translated from the coding sequence ATGCCCCGACTCTCCCAACGATCCACGCCCACGCTGGTCCTCGTCGCGGCCGCCCTGCTCGGCCTGCTCGCGATCTGGGGCTTCTATACGTCTGACGGCGCCGCCAAGGCCCGAGAGCGCGATGCACGCCTCGCCGCCGCCCAGGAGGGCGGACCGACAGAGCCCGCGCCCTCTCTCGAAGTCGAGACCGAGATCGCGCGGGCGATCCCGTCCGCCGAGATCGTCGAGCTCGTCGGACGCCTCGAACCCGTGCGTTCGACCTGGGTCTCCGCGGAGATCGCGGGACGGATCGTCTCGGTCCCGGCGACCGAGCACGCGCCGATCACGAAAGGCGCGGTCCTGGTCGAGCTGGACTCGGCGCTCCCGCGCGCGGAGCTGATCCGCGCGGAAGCGAGCCATCGCCTCGCGAAGGCCGAGCTCGAACGCCAGCAGCGACTCGGCAAGCGCTCCGTCGCGAGCGAGGCGGAGCTCGATTCCGCCATCGCGGAGGAGCGCCGAAGCTATGCGGCGCTGCTCGAGGCGCGGACCCGCCTCGCGCACACGCGGATCGCCGCGCCCTTCGACGGGCTCGTGAACGCGCTCGACCTCGATCCGGGGACCTATGTCCAACCGGGCTCGCGCATCGCGGAGGTCCTCGACCTCTCGGTCCTCGAAGTGACCGTCCTCGTCGGCGATCGACAGGTCGGCTCGCTCACACCGGGTGCGGACGCCCGGATCCGCGTCGACGTGCTCGGCGACGCGCCCTTCGAGGGTCGGATCGCCCGGGTCGCCGGTGCGCCCGTCGACGAGGGCAGCCGCTACCCCGTCGTCGTCGAGCTGGCGGTGCCCAACGGCGACGAAGCGCGCCATCCGCGCCCCGGGATGGTCGCCCAGGTCCAGTTCGAGGTCGGACGCGCAGCCGCGATCCGCCTGCCGGCGCGGGCCGTCCTCGACGAGTTCGAGCTCCAGTACGTCTACGTCCTCGATGCGCAAGACCGCGCGACCCGCGTCCGCGTCTCGACACGGCCGGTTCCCTTCCGTCCGGATCGCGTCGAGATCACCGACGGGATCGAGGACGGTACCCGGGTCGTCGTGACCGCCGTCGACCAGCTGCGAACCGGCATGCGCGTACTCGTCCGATGA
- a CDS encoding DUF6502 family protein codes for MSESTTSALERAVIAMLRPVVRLVLKRGLAYGRFAELVKRAYVDAAVEDFTVPDRKLSISRVAVLTGLTRKEASRLMQTETERPTEITRRQVNRAARVVSAWVTETPYQDAGGQPATLPFESDDDASFSALVAAHGGDVGPRAVLDELLRVGAAERRDDGRIRLLERAYVPATDEDAKLDILGTDVADLVATIDHNLEPERRAPHFQRKVAYDHLPADYLPALRALLAERGQSLLEELNADMRQHDADMTGERPPAGERHRAMVGIYYYEEPLDDD; via the coding sequence TTGAGCGAGTCCACGACATCAGCCCTCGAGCGAGCGGTGATCGCGATGCTGCGACCGGTCGTTCGACTCGTGCTGAAGCGGGGCCTCGCCTACGGACGATTCGCCGAGCTGGTGAAGCGCGCCTACGTCGACGCCGCGGTCGAGGACTTCACCGTCCCGGATCGCAAGCTCTCCATCTCCCGCGTCGCCGTCCTGACCGGCCTGACGCGGAAGGAAGCGAGCCGACTGATGCAGACCGAGACGGAGAGACCGACCGAGATCACGCGGCGCCAGGTGAATCGCGCCGCCCGCGTCGTCTCCGCCTGGGTGACGGAGACGCCCTACCAGGATGCCGGCGGGCAGCCCGCGACGCTGCCCTTCGAATCCGATGACGACGCGAGCTTCTCGGCGCTCGTCGCCGCCCACGGCGGAGACGTCGGGCCCCGCGCGGTCCTCGACGAGCTCTTGCGAGTCGGCGCCGCGGAACGCCGAGACGACGGTCGGATCCGGCTCCTCGAGCGAGCCTACGTCCCCGCGACCGACGAGGACGCCAAGCTCGACATTCTCGGGACCGACGTCGCCGATCTCGTCGCCACGATCGACCACAATCTCGAGCCCGAGCGCCGCGCGCCGCACTTTCAGCGGAAGGTCGCCTACGACCACCTCCCTGCCGACTACCTGCCCGCGCTTCGCGCGCTGCTCGCCGAGCGCGGCCAGTCCCTGCTCGAAGAGCTCAACGCCGACATGCGCCAGCACGACGCCGACATGACCGGAGAGCGTCCGCCCGCGGGTGAACGTCACCGAGCGATGGTCGGCATCTACTACTACGAGGAGCCCCTCGATGACGACTGA
- a CDS encoding efflux RND transporter permease subunit: MTLPEFSVRQTVFVNVLFFVCMIGGWNALQLTEVEYFHDVVLNQVVVTTQWTGASADEVERLVTAKLEEELITIGDVEEMRSASQSNISMISLDIDETLETVDYESAVNDIRGAIDQAEDLPLDAEEPSLREIISAEVSDVVFIVVSDTGDVGELALRDIAQEVESRVREIPGVSKVDIRGFQEREVRVFVDRARANLHGLTIADIAERVRRQNQNLPAGTLQDEFGEATVRATGDYRSVDEILDTVVLEEPDGTLVRVRDVGRVERGLEKATFVTRYLGRPAVVISVAKKDKTDVRHLVGRVDAFLEEFDPLVPDGIEVNTTIDSSDFVTPRIAVLLENLAAGMFLVAALLWFTIGFRNAMLTIIAIPFSLLTAMIFFPILDISVNSNTLIGMLLVSGMLVDDAIIVLENIYRKIEEGMELKQAVLVGSNEVLWPVATAVTTTIAAFAPLLLVGGTAGKFVSVMPKCVVVCLVASLFECLLILPAHYLDFGSRQSARAKAAAAGPRTRSGLAGTLLDFFGKGRIGMEKGFGALRAGYLVLLAPVIRHRFSFTVLFIAFLMVTAAASTRVRFDLFPGEFATFNISLESPPDYSLEQTSEVTQGIEAALLGLPEEDILDFNTIVGLAVDLNYDRIIAPNLAMTTVAIPQTERNQLRPQDVLERVRETMRAFEADHPEDVVTLRVESERYGPPVGRPVEVRIQSEDFAVNKKIAEEIKAYLATILGVDGIDDNLKEGPREIRLEIDDERAAQFGLTFEDLARALRGANDGVVSSSFRSPTAVEDDDIRVLLEPGQRDRLLDLLEIDVRGSEGQLVRLSDVARLEVTRGYLAYRRVDGKRAVTVFADVDDDLATSISVNRDLEARFADIRERFPAVDLIYGGEYQESNESMRETLAAFPVALLAIYMLLATLFRSYTQPLIVLTSVPLGFAGIIFGVLIRDYSISFNLLYAAVGLSGVVVNDSLVLVDFINRARRDGMPLLEAVAQAGAQRLRPVILTTMTTVVALLPMAFGLQGSSKSYGPFAAAIAFGLLFAMVGTLFVIPLSYASFASFEERAKRAFGRARDLVVSARPDPTGPGFGS; the protein is encoded by the coding sequence ATGACGCTCCCCGAGTTCAGCGTCCGCCAGACGGTCTTCGTCAACGTCCTGTTCTTCGTCTGCATGATCGGCGGCTGGAACGCACTCCAGCTGACCGAGGTCGAGTACTTCCACGACGTGGTGCTCAACCAGGTCGTCGTCACGACCCAGTGGACCGGCGCCTCGGCGGACGAAGTGGAACGCCTCGTGACGGCGAAGCTCGAGGAAGAGCTGATCACGATCGGCGACGTCGAGGAGATGCGCTCGGCGTCCCAGTCGAACATCTCGATGATCAGCCTCGACATCGACGAGACCCTCGAGACCGTCGACTACGAATCCGCCGTCAACGACATCCGCGGCGCGATCGACCAGGCGGAAGACCTGCCCCTCGACGCGGAGGAACCCAGCCTCCGGGAGATCATCTCCGCCGAGGTCTCGGACGTCGTCTTCATCGTCGTGAGCGACACGGGCGACGTCGGCGAGCTCGCCCTCCGCGACATCGCGCAGGAAGTCGAGTCCCGGGTCCGCGAGATCCCCGGCGTCTCGAAGGTCGACATCCGCGGATTCCAGGAGCGGGAGGTCCGCGTCTTCGTCGACCGGGCCCGCGCCAACCTCCACGGGCTCACGATCGCCGACATCGCGGAGCGCGTCCGGCGCCAGAACCAGAACCTCCCAGCGGGCACGCTCCAGGACGAGTTCGGCGAGGCGACGGTCCGGGCGACGGGTGATTACCGATCCGTCGACGAGATCCTCGACACCGTCGTCCTCGAGGAGCCGGACGGGACCCTCGTCCGCGTCCGCGACGTCGGGCGCGTCGAGCGCGGCCTCGAGAAGGCGACCTTCGTCACGCGCTACCTCGGCCGCCCCGCGGTCGTCATCTCCGTCGCCAAGAAGGACAAGACCGACGTCCGCCACCTCGTCGGGCGCGTCGACGCCTTCCTCGAGGAGTTCGACCCGCTCGTGCCGGATGGGATCGAGGTCAACACGACCATCGACAGCTCCGACTTCGTGACGCCCCGGATCGCCGTGCTGCTCGAGAACCTGGCGGCGGGCATGTTCCTCGTCGCGGCGCTCCTCTGGTTCACGATCGGGTTCCGGAACGCGATGCTCACGATCATCGCGATCCCCTTCTCGCTCCTGACGGCGATGATCTTCTTCCCGATCCTGGACATCAGCGTCAACTCGAACACGCTGATCGGAATGCTCCTGGTCTCGGGCATGCTCGTCGACGACGCGATCATCGTCCTCGAGAACATCTACCGGAAGATCGAAGAGGGCATGGAGCTGAAGCAGGCGGTCCTCGTCGGCTCGAACGAAGTCCTCTGGCCCGTCGCGACGGCGGTCACGACGACGATCGCCGCCTTCGCCCCGCTCCTCCTCGTCGGCGGAACGGCCGGCAAGTTCGTCTCGGTCATGCCGAAGTGCGTGGTCGTCTGCCTGGTCGCCTCGCTCTTCGAGTGCCTCCTGATCCTGCCGGCCCACTATCTGGACTTCGGATCGCGCCAGAGCGCCCGGGCCAAGGCGGCCGCCGCCGGCCCCCGCACGCGCAGCGGCCTCGCCGGGACCTTGCTGGACTTCTTCGGGAAGGGTCGGATCGGCATGGAGAAGGGATTCGGCGCGCTCCGCGCCGGCTACCTCGTCCTCCTCGCGCCGGTGATCCGCCACCGCTTCTCGTTCACGGTCCTGTTCATCGCCTTCCTGATGGTGACCGCCGCCGCGAGCACCCGCGTTCGGTTCGATCTCTTTCCCGGCGAGTTCGCGACCTTCAACATCAGCCTCGAATCGCCGCCGGACTACAGCCTCGAGCAGACCTCCGAAGTCACGCAGGGAATCGAAGCAGCGCTGCTCGGTCTTCCCGAGGAGGACATCCTCGACTTCAACACGATCGTCGGTCTCGCCGTCGACCTGAACTACGACCGGATCATCGCCCCGAACCTGGCCATGACGACCGTCGCCATCCCGCAGACCGAGCGGAACCAGCTCCGACCGCAGGACGTGCTCGAACGCGTCCGCGAGACGATGCGCGCATTCGAGGCCGACCACCCGGAGGACGTCGTCACGCTCCGCGTCGAGTCTGAGCGATACGGACCGCCCGTCGGCCGCCCGGTCGAGGTCCGCATCCAGAGCGAGGACTTCGCGGTCAACAAGAAGATCGCCGAGGAGATCAAGGCCTATCTCGCGACGATTCTCGGAGTCGACGGGATCGACGACAACCTGAAGGAAGGGCCGCGCGAGATCCGTCTCGAGATCGACGACGAGCGAGCCGCGCAGTTCGGCCTGACCTTCGAAGACCTCGCGCGAGCGCTCCGCGGCGCGAACGACGGCGTCGTCAGCTCGAGCTTCCGTTCGCCGACCGCCGTCGAGGACGACGACATCCGCGTCCTCCTCGAGCCGGGCCAACGCGACCGGCTGCTCGACCTCCTCGAGATCGACGTCCGCGGAAGCGAGGGACAGCTCGTCCGCCTCTCCGACGTGGCGAGGCTCGAGGTCACCCGCGGCTACCTCGCCTACCGGCGCGTGGACGGCAAGCGCGCGGTCACGGTCTTCGCCGACGTGGACGACGATCTCGCGACGAGCATCTCGGTCAACCGGGATCTGGAGGCACGCTTCGCGGACATCCGCGAGCGCTTCCCGGCGGTCGATCTGATCTACGGCGGCGAGTACCAGGAGTCGAACGAGTCGATGCGCGAGACCCTCGCGGCCTTCCCGGTCGCGCTGCTCGCCATCTACATGCTCCTCGCGACCCTCTTCCGGAGCTACACGCAGCCCCTGATCGTGCTGACCTCCGTTCCGCTCGGCTTCGCCGGGATCATCTTCGGTGTGCTGATTCGCGACTACAGCATCAGCTTCAACCTGCTCTACGCCGCGGTCGGACTCTCCGGTGTCGTCGTGAACGACTCCCTCGTGCTCGTCGACTTCATCAACCGCGCACGACGCGACGGCATGCCGCTCCTCGAAGCGGTCGCCCAGGCGGGCGCGCAGCGGCTGCGGCCCGTGATCCTGACGACGATGACGACGGTCGTGGCGCTCCTGCCGATGGCCTTCGGCCTGCAGGGATCCTCCAAGAGCTACGGCCCCTTCGCGGCGGCGATCGCCTTCGGCCTCCTCTTCGCGATGGTCGGGACCCTCTTCGTGATCCCGCTCAGCTACGCGAGCTTCGCCTCCTTCGAGGAGCGCGCGAAGCGGGCCTTCGGACGAGCGCGGGATCTCGTCGTCAGCGCGCGCCCCGACCCGACCGGCCCGGGGTTCGGCTCCTGA